Sequence from the Orcinus orca chromosome 11, mOrcOrc1.1, whole genome shotgun sequence genome:
CTGTTAGTGATGACTTAGGAAGGCAACAATTGAATGTACGTATTTCAAGACTGACCTCGGGGGTAAAAGATcaccatataaaaaatatatatttattcacatattaGTTTCTGTAGACCATTCTGTTCCAAGGCAaatcctcaatataataaaatcatTTAGGAAAAACCAACTACTGCTAGCTTGCCCTCAGCAAGTGATCATGGATCTCGATATTGTATTCTCccagaaaccaaaaaaagaaaaatgatctcaGAAAGGCCTGCTGTTTTGACAAGCAGTGAAATGCAATCATATTTCCACATATTGAGTAGCAGTTGGTATTTTATAAGTGGCTAAGGCTGGTAGCATTCCAAGAGGCATTAGAAATATTAGTTGGTAGTGCATTACAGCTCAGCAATTCTGCACATAACCAAGAGTTGGGCAGCATCCACAGAGAGTATTTATTATGTAGCCAGGCACTTAAGAATATGTTTCTGGAAGCAAAATAAGATGATGATAAGGGAAATTATGTAATGAGTGGTGCCAAAATACGTATAAAGGAAAACTATTCATTGGGAAAAACACACGCATTTGGGCATGGAAGACATTTTTAACAATTTGTCTACCTATAGAAAGTAGCTCCTGTTcagattttaagaaaaacaaaatgctactAGCGGAGGCCATAAAAGTACAAGAGTCTAGTTGATATTTGACCATGTTTTTCTTCAAATCCCTCATTTTGGAATTAGGTTATACTGTacctacacatacacatgtatatatatatatgtgtgtgtatatatacatatgtaaaaaaaaagactgacctcAGGATGGTAAgtggaaaaatagataaaagggATGAGAAAATGTGTTTGTTATGATTCACTGTGTCTGTCCAACTTTTAGTGAGAAACACGAAGACGGTCTCACATGTTCTGTATGTTACCTGCCCAAAAGAATGGATTGGATTTGGaaataagtgtttttatttttctgaagacGCAAGGAATTGGACGTTCAGCCAGACATTCTGTACCTCATTAGAAGCTGGTCTTGGTCAGTTTGAAACCAAGGAGGAGCTGGTAAGAAATATTATTGGATCATGTTCTTTGTTGAATACTTAGCACCCTGAGAAAGATATAGGCTGCATAGGGTGAAAGCTGAAAGATAAGGAAGGACCCCATTCCGGGTAGACTTGGGGGCATGGGATGCATATTAGTGCCTAATATTTGTTTGGGGTATATTCTCTGCCTGGAACCCTGTGAGACAATTCAGATACATTctctcatgtaatcctcatagCTGACCTTCAATTAGATGTATTGTTCCCATTGTACAAAGAAATATGGTAATCatgtaatttatcatccaaattgGGACATTTTGGGAAGTGAAAGTGAGAATATTAATATTATGCTGGAACCACAGGCATAACCTGGGACTTTCCCAAATTGGGATGTATGGTCACTTTAATGTAATTTAGGATTAGAGATATTTGAGTGACTTAAGCTGAGAAGCGGGGAATAGTTTCCCTCCAGAGTCTAAGCTTTTCAATTATACCAGGCTGCCACCCAAAGAGAGAAGGCTGGAGGGAAGAGAGACTCAAGAGTAATATGAAAGAGACACGTGTTTTTACTTTCTGTGTTTTATAATAGAACTTCCTGAAAAGATATAAAGGCCCTTCTGACCATTGGATTGGCCTTAGAAGAGAATCATCACATCATGTTTGGAAATGGACAGACAGCACTGAATATAACGCCTCGTACGTTTTTagtcttcttttccttctattgtgtttACATGTGGTTATGTGTGTGCGTTGTGCttatgggaaaataaatttaatagcATGGAAGGCTTACTGCTCTATGAGGTGCAAAATAGAAATCCTTTGTATGCTcttccacttattagctgtgccTTTGGAAACACTTATTGTGATTTCAATTGAAATCTTAGCAGAATGATGACATTTGACATAGTTTTTCCACTTTCATCCACTGACTTAAACTGTGCTGAAATCCCTATTTAGAATGTAGAGAGAACAGCTGATGCACAGCAGGGGTCCTACAATCCCAAAAAGCCACTGAAGCATTGATATCCACAGACCCTCAGTCCACTCTCCCAGCGGCTGCGTCCATTCACAAAAGGGAGGTCGTCAGGGAACCCGTGGGAATCCCCCCTAAATTATCTCTGGAAGGAACTTAGGAGCATACCTTGGATTCTGAACACTTCAGTGGGGGTATTTTGAATTTAACCATTACATTGGAGCAGATAAAATATAAGGGCCCTGTCGCTTCCATCAATCACAGCTAAGCCGTTTTAAGAATTTACTATTaagtaaatagttttattttcacaCTTATATGAAACAGGTCAGGACAACACTGAAAATAATCTTCACTGATGGCCACTGACAATGGAAgtaatcaataaacaatcaataataagaatagaaaagagttttatttgagccaagcTGAGGAGTAGCCCGGAAGCCTGCTTCGCAGattactctgagaaactgctccagagaAGCAGCGTTTCCAgcagagttttatattttatatttaatatcttgtcagaacagagaacattaaacaagtcagggttacatttcttcaaggtttcaaataaaaaaaaaaaggaccagcaTGTACACAGCCGGCCAGTATGGCCTTGGCccctgggaagggagtcttatcatTGAATGAGGACAAGCATTGGTGTCCCAAGAAGAggggcatttaatctttatttttttatttttttgcggtacgcgggcctctcactgttgtggcctctcccgtcgcggaggacaggctccggacgcgcaggctcagcggccctggctcacgggcccagccgctctgcggcatgtgggatcttcccagaccggggcacgaacccgcgtcccctgcatcggcaggcggactctcaaccactgcgccaccagggaagcccctaatttttatttttaacatggtcattctttacttctggtcaatgtgcccttttctttaataattaaagcggATGTACaaatgtatgtttgataggccacaTTTTAGatagcataaaattcaagttaactcatgtataagccagaatgacttccctatATCTCAAAATGTGATAATTTCTTTTATCACCGCTGATGGCAGCAGTTCACTTGGCTACAACAGCAAGCACTAGTTAAATACCTGATAAACAACATAACTGGATTTGGTATGGACGATGATAATCTTCTGATATTCAAGCAGGGACTCTGAGAATAGAAAAGGAACGAAATACAGACGTGGTATATATTTACGAAGAAGCCATATGAATGACAGATTTTCACTTTTCTCTTGTTCACATGAAAAATACCTGGAGTAGGGGTGCTGAAGAATACAGAGGAGGAATGAATGTAGATGTCTGTCCAACCtatgcttttttaatatttttgtgtttggttttagGTTTGTTATCAAAGGAGTTGGGGAATGTGCCTACCTGAATGACATTGGACTTAGTAGCGCCAGGAGCTACACAGATAGAAACTGGATTTGCAGCAAGACAAATAATAATGTCACCGTGGAGTTAATACTTTAAGGACTTTTTAGGGAATTTCACGCACCATTTCCAAGAGATGCATTATAAATTGTTATATACAGCTGCTGCTGTATTTCTTGGCCTgccaaaaatattaacaatgtgCATTTATAATCCTTGTT
This genomic interval carries:
- the CLEC2D gene encoding C-type lectin domain family 2 member D, whose product is MNVEEASLKILQTEPTSRESMEEGRSGKDLQRKRLLITSPLILFYPCIIIIIVLTTIVMVLSIFLSVRNTKTVSHVLYVTCPKEWIGFGNKCFYFSEDARNWTFSQTFCTSLEAGLGQFETKEELNFLKRYKGPSDHWIGLRRESSHHVWKWTDSTEYNASFVIKGVGECAYLNDIGLSSARSYTDRNWICSKTNNNVTVELIL